In Sphingomonas sp. SUN019, one genomic interval encodes:
- the pheT gene encoding phenylalanine--tRNA ligase subunit beta, with the protein MKFTLSWLHDHLDTTASLDEIVTGLTRIGLEVEGVDNPGAKLAAFKVARVLTAERHPQADKLQVLSVDAGDGPLQVVCGAPNARAGMIGVFGPPGAYVPGSGFELKVAAIRGVESNGMMCSTRELELGDEHDGIIELPADAPVGTPYPDYAGLNDAVIDVAITPNRQDCMGVRGIARDLAAAGLGTLKALNVELVSGEGPGPNVRTDDPEGCPAFYAQSVTGVANGPAPERMRRRLTAIGQKPISALVDITNYVSVDLGRPLHVYDRAKLVGGLVARKAKQTDNEPPFTALNNKDYILSPDMTVISDEVRVHDIGGIMGGEHSGVSDTTTEVIIECAYFDPESIARTGQKLMLTSDARQRFERGVDPAFLDDGLAIATRLVLDLCGGTPSEVTRAGEPPLGMRSYAYEPTLAETLGGLAISANRQRAILESLGFTVTDEWQVTPPSWRRDVDGPADLVEEVIRIEGIDNVPSVPLPRVPGVAKPTATPEQKLERRVRRAAAARGLDEAVTWSFLSDADAAPFGGGAWTVANPISEDLKVMRPSLLPGLLSAAARNQKRGAGTARLLEIGRRYLADAERATLGLVLAGDRRHRGWQSGKAQPFDAFDAKAEALALLAAAGAPLENLQVMGDAGDAWHPGQSGTLRLGPKTILAAFGMVHPNVLKTFDLDGAVAAVELYLDAIPPKRATGFMRPAYSPPTLQPVRRDFAFTVPADLAADTLFRAVKGADKATITAARVFDVFERDGDKSMAIEVILQPGDKAFVEAELKAIADRIVAAAAKQGATLRG; encoded by the coding sequence ATGAAATTCACCCTATCCTGGCTCCACGACCACCTCGACACGACTGCCTCGCTCGACGAGATCGTCACCGGCCTGACCCGCATCGGGCTGGAGGTCGAAGGCGTCGACAATCCCGGCGCAAAACTAGCCGCCTTCAAGGTCGCGCGCGTGCTGACCGCCGAACGCCACCCGCAGGCCGACAAGCTGCAGGTGCTGTCGGTCGACGCCGGCGACGGGCCGCTACAGGTCGTCTGCGGCGCACCCAACGCGCGCGCGGGGATGATCGGCGTCTTCGGCCCGCCCGGCGCCTATGTCCCCGGCAGCGGGTTCGAACTGAAGGTCGCCGCGATCCGCGGGGTCGAATCGAACGGCATGATGTGTTCGACGCGCGAGCTGGAGCTGGGCGACGAGCATGACGGCATCATCGAACTCCCCGCCGACGCGCCCGTTGGCACGCCCTATCCCGACTACGCCGGGCTGAACGACGCGGTCATCGACGTGGCGATCACGCCCAATCGCCAGGACTGCATGGGCGTCCGCGGCATCGCGCGCGACCTCGCCGCGGCGGGACTCGGCACGCTGAAGGCGTTGAACGTCGAACTGGTTTCGGGTGAAGGCCCCGGCCCCAACGTCCGCACCGACGACCCCGAAGGCTGCCCCGCCTTCTACGCCCAATCCGTCACCGGCGTCGCGAACGGCCCCGCGCCCGAACGGATGCGCCGCCGCCTCACCGCGATCGGGCAGAAGCCGATCTCGGCGCTGGTCGACATCACCAACTACGTCTCGGTCGACCTCGGCCGCCCGCTGCACGTCTATGACAGGGCCAAACTCGTCGGCGGGCTGGTAGCTCGGAAGGCGAAGCAAACTGACAATGAACCGCCGTTCACCGCGCTCAACAACAAAGACTACATCCTAAGTCCAGATATGACCGTCATCTCCGATGAAGTGCGAGTCCACGACATCGGCGGCATCATGGGCGGCGAGCATTCGGGCGTGTCCGACACGACCACCGAAGTCATCATCGAATGCGCGTATTTCGATCCAGAGAGCATCGCGCGGACGGGTCAGAAACTCATGCTGACCAGCGACGCGCGCCAGCGCTTCGAACGCGGCGTCGACCCCGCCTTCCTCGACGACGGGTTAGCGATCGCCACGCGCCTCGTCCTCGACCTGTGCGGCGGAACGCCCAGCGAAGTCACCCGCGCAGGCGAACCCCCGCTCGGCATGCGCAGCTACGCCTACGAGCCCACGCTCGCTGAAACGCTCGGCGGCCTCGCCATTTCTGCCAACCGGCAGCGGGCGATCCTCGAATCGCTCGGCTTCACGGTCACTGATGAATGGCAGGTCACGCCCCCCAGCTGGCGGCGCGACGTGGACGGCCCCGCCGACCTGGTCGAGGAAGTGATCCGCATCGAGGGGATCGACAACGTCCCCTCCGTGCCGCTGCCGCGCGTCCCCGGCGTCGCCAAGCCCACCGCCACGCCCGAACAAAAACTCGAACGCCGCGTCCGCCGCGCCGCTGCCGCCCGCGGCCTCGACGAGGCGGTGACGTGGAGCTTCCTGTCCGATGCTGACGCCGCACCGTTCGGCGGTGGCGCGTGGACCGTCGCGAACCCGATCAGCGAAGACCTGAAAGTCATGCGTCCGTCGTTGCTGCCAGGGCTTCTCTCGGCCGCCGCGCGCAATCAGAAGCGTGGCGCGGGAACCGCCCGCCTGCTCGAGATCGGCCGCCGCTACCTCGCCGACGCAGAACGCGCCACCCTCGGCCTCGTCCTGGCGGGCGACCGCCGCCACCGCGGCTGGCAATCCGGCAAGGCCCAACCCTTCGACGCGTTCGACGCCAAGGCCGAGGCGCTCGCCCTCCTCGCCGCCGCCGGCGCCCCGCTCGAAAACCTGCAGGTCATGGGGGACGCCGGCGACGCCTGGCACCCCGGCCAGTCAGGCACGCTCCGCCTCGGCCCGAAAACCATCCTCGCCGCCTTCGGCATGGTTCACCCCAACGTGCTGAAAACGTTCGACCTCGATGGCGCGGTAGCGGCAGTCGAACTTTACCTCGACGCCATCCCCCCGAAACGCGCCACAGGCTTCATGCGCCCGGCCTACAGCCCGCCAACGCTCCAGCCCGTCCGACGCGACTTCGCCTTCACCGTCCCCGCCGACCTCGCCGCCGACACCCTCTTCCGCGCGGTGAAGGGCGCTGACAAGGCGACGATCACCGCCGCCCGCGTCTTCGACGTGTTCGAACGAGACGGCGACAAATCCATGGCGATAGAGGTCATCCTCCAGCCCGGCGACAAGGCCTTCGTCGAGGCCGAACTGAAGGCGATCGCCGACCGGATCGTCGCCGCCGCCGCCAAGCAGGGAGCGACGTTACGTGGCTGA
- the pheS gene encoding phenylalanine--tRNA ligase subunit alpha, which yields MTDLNDLRQHMIASIDACSGLDALETARVEALGKQGRITQLLKTLGGMTPDERQAQGPAIHALRESVTAALAARKATLEQAALDARLADEHIDMTLPVDAPLGGTIHPVSQVMDELAEIFADLGFAVATGPEIEDDWHNFTALNIPETHPARAMHDTFYLAGEHERPMVLRTHTSPVQIRAMKAAGGNQPIRIIAPGRTYRSDSDATHTPMFHQVEGLVIDKGITLGHLKWTLETFLRAFFERDDVVLRLRPSYFPFTEPSAEVDVGYSVVKGKRVIGGSEGWMEVLGSGMVHRTVLEAGGYDPAEWQGFAFGCGIDRLAMLKYGMDDLRAFFDGDIRWLKHYGFSSLDVPTLSGGVGA from the coding sequence ATGACCGACCTGAACGACCTCCGCCAGCATATGATCGCCTCGATCGACGCCTGTTCGGGTCTCGACGCGCTCGAAACCGCGCGGGTCGAGGCGCTCGGCAAGCAAGGCCGCATCACGCAATTGCTGAAGACGCTGGGCGGGATGACCCCCGACGAACGCCAGGCGCAAGGCCCGGCGATCCACGCTTTGCGCGAATCGGTCACCGCCGCGCTCGCTGCGCGCAAGGCGACGCTGGAACAGGCCGCCCTCGACGCGCGGCTCGCCGACGAACACATCGACATGACGCTCCCGGTCGACGCGCCGCTTGGCGGCACGATCCATCCCGTCTCGCAGGTGATGGACGAACTCGCCGAAATCTTCGCCGACCTGGGCTTCGCGGTCGCCACCGGCCCGGAGATCGAGGACGATTGGCATAACTTCACGGCATTGAATATCCCGGAGACGCACCCGGCGCGCGCGATGCACGACACCTTCTATCTCGCGGGCGAACATGAGCGGCCGATGGTGTTGCGTACGCACACCTCCCCCGTCCAGATCCGCGCCATGAAAGCGGCAGGCGGGAACCAGCCGATCCGCATCATCGCCCCCGGCCGCACATATCGCAGCGACAGCGACGCCACGCACACGCCGATGTTCCATCAGGTCGAAGGGTTGGTGATCGACAAGGGCATCACGCTCGGCCACCTCAAATGGACGCTGGAGACGTTCCTGCGCGCCTTCTTCGAACGCGACGACGTGGTCCTCCGCCTGCGCCCCAGCTACTTCCCGTTCACCGAACCCTCGGCCGAGGTCGACGTCGGTTATTCGGTGGTGAAGGGCAAACGCGTCATCGGCGGGTCCGAAGGCTGGATGGAGGTGCTCGGCAGCGGCATGGTCCACCGGACCGTGCTGGAGGCGGGCGGCTACGACCCCGCCGAATGGCAGGGCTTCGCGTTCGGCTGCGGGATCGACCGGCTCGCGATGCTGAAATACGGCATGGACGACCTGCGCGCCTTCTTCGACGGCGATATCCGCTGGCTGAAACACTATGGCTTCTCGTCGCTCGACGTGCCCACGCTGTCGGGGGGAGTCGGCGCATGA
- the rplT gene encoding 50S ribosomal protein L20, translating into MARVKRGVTTRAKHKNILELAKGYRGRRKNTIRVARQAVEKAGQYAYRDRKVKKRTFRGLWIQRINAGVRAEGLTYSQFMHGLKLAGIELDRKVLADIAMHEEAAFTAIIAQAKAALPAAA; encoded by the coding sequence ATGGCACGCGTCAAACGGGGTGTAACCACCCGCGCCAAGCACAAGAACATCCTGGAACTGGCCAAGGGCTACCGGGGTCGTCGCAAGAACACCATCCGCGTCGCGCGGCAGGCGGTCGAAAAGGCCGGCCAATACGCCTACCGCGACCGCAAGGTGAAGAAGCGCACCTTCCGCGGCCTGTGGATCCAGCGCATCAACGCCGGCGTCCGCGCCGAGGGTCTGACCTATTCGCAGTTCATGCACGGGCTGAAGCTCGCCGGCATCGAACTCGACCGGAAGGTCCTGGCCGACATCGCAATGCACGAGGAAGCGGCCTTCACCGCCATCATCGCGCAGGCGAAGGCGGCGCTTCCAGCCGCAGCCTGA
- the rpmI gene encoding 50S ribosomal protein L35, whose amino-acid sequence MPKLKTKSGVKKRFKLTATGLLKHGVAGKRHRLAHHNGKYIRQNRGTKLLSKADTAAVKSWAPYGLG is encoded by the coding sequence ATGCCCAAGCTGAAGACCAAGAGCGGCGTCAAGAAACGCTTCAAGCTCACCGCCACCGGCCTGCTCAAGCACGGCGTCGCCGGAAAGCGCCACCGTCTGGCGCACCATAATGGCAAATACATCCGTCAGAACCGCGGCACCAAGTTGCTGTCGAAGGCGGATACCGCGGCTGTAAAGTCGTGGGCGCCCTACGGCCTCGGTTGA
- a CDS encoding AsmA family protein produces the protein MAAQRIEAPATPPQDPQDPHARRRRIVRNTVIAIIAIPALIWLVLYITKGRFLKGPFESIVGRMTDRTVTVKGDFQLYFAPLRIKFYAEGLTLSNPAWATRPDLFAAEKIDARIAPLSLLFGKRRIYALDLTNGAADLEWNGAHDRNTWTFSEKKGGKPLEFPRIDVANVTGTTVRYRDPRLQVLADLKIDPIRSVDARIGRAVGVTGGGTIRATPFTVVARLLSPDATANRGKNELVLRARAANNVIDVAGTLPSIADIEDAPLRTAARGRNMAELMQIIGVVIPQTRDYRLRGQMVKSGDEYRFTRITGVAGASDLAGRLTVTVGPRIHMDAVMATRALDIVDAAPFIGFNPDIVEAKGAVAAAAATGAGPMRLMPDAAWPVATMQRFDADLKWTVGLVKSRKVPISNVDLTLDLERGRLALSPLTFAMARGNVASDVIFDTRPRPSAVSYDIRLAPTPMGRLLAGWGVSESGTTGTIRGRIQLNGRGDTIHDSLSTARGRIAFVMPAGSLWTRNVQLAELDLGTFVQKMFENKLEKPVQLNCGLVGFTVRNGVAAADPILIDTTKNVIVGRGGFSFRTEAVDLAFRADGKKFSLFSGQSPVGVGGYFASPRLNVISPDLIARAGAGLGLMLVATPVAGVLAFVDVGDAKSAACGPVLAGATAKAQRTTKGAARDDVGKGTTATSEDGSRPKGQKKDQKKKFLGIF, from the coding sequence ATGGCCGCCCAGCGTATCGAGGCGCCCGCGACGCCCCCGCAAGACCCGCAAGACCCGCACGCCCGGCGGCGGCGGATCGTCCGTAATACCGTCATCGCCATTATCGCGATCCCCGCGCTGATCTGGCTGGTGCTGTATATCACCAAGGGGCGATTCCTGAAGGGGCCGTTCGAATCGATCGTCGGGCGGATGACCGACAGAACGGTGACGGTGAAGGGCGATTTCCAGCTCTATTTCGCGCCGCTGAGGATCAAATTTTATGCCGAGGGACTGACGCTTTCGAATCCGGCGTGGGCGACGCGGCCGGATCTTTTCGCGGCGGAGAAGATCGACGCGCGAATCGCGCCCTTGTCGTTGCTGTTCGGGAAGCGGCGTATCTACGCGCTCGACCTGACGAACGGCGCGGCGGATCTGGAGTGGAATGGGGCGCACGACCGCAATACGTGGACGTTCAGCGAGAAGAAGGGCGGCAAGCCGCTGGAATTTCCACGTATCGACGTGGCGAACGTGACGGGCACGACGGTGCGGTATCGCGATCCGCGATTGCAGGTGCTGGCGGACCTGAAGATCGATCCGATCCGGTCGGTCGATGCGCGGATCGGGCGAGCTGTCGGGGTGACGGGCGGCGGGACGATCCGCGCGACGCCGTTCACCGTGGTCGCGCGGCTGCTATCGCCCGATGCGACGGCCAATCGCGGGAAGAATGAACTGGTGCTGCGCGCGCGGGCGGCGAACAACGTGATCGATGTGGCGGGCACGTTGCCGTCGATTGCCGATATAGAGGACGCGCCGCTGCGCACCGCGGCGCGCGGGCGGAACATGGCGGAGCTGATGCAGATCATCGGCGTCGTCATCCCGCAGACGCGCGACTATCGTCTGCGTGGTCAAATGGTGAAGTCGGGCGACGAATATCGCTTCACGCGGATAACCGGCGTGGCGGGCGCGAGCGATCTCGCGGGGCGGCTGACGGTGACGGTTGGCCCGCGTATCCACATGGATGCGGTGATGGCGACTAGGGCGCTGGATATCGTCGACGCTGCGCCGTTCATCGGTTTCAACCCCGACATCGTGGAGGCGAAGGGCGCGGTCGCGGCGGCGGCGGCGACCGGCGCGGGGCCGATGCGGCTGATGCCCGATGCGGCATGGCCGGTCGCGACGATGCAGCGGTTCGACGCCGATTTGAAGTGGACGGTCGGGTTGGTGAAATCGCGCAAGGTGCCGATCTCCAACGTGGACCTGACGCTCGATCTGGAGCGCGGTCGGCTGGCGTTGTCGCCGCTGACGTTTGCGATGGCGCGTGGGAATGTGGCGAGCGATGTGATCTTCGACACGCGGCCGCGGCCGAGCGCGGTGAGTTACGACATTCGGCTGGCGCCGACGCCGATGGGGCGGTTACTGGCCGGATGGGGCGTCTCCGAATCGGGGACGACGGGCACGATCCGCGGGCGCATCCAGCTGAACGGGCGCGGCGACACGATCCATGATTCGCTCAGCACCGCGCGCGGGCGGATCGCGTTCGTGATGCCGGCCGGCAGCCTGTGGACGCGCAACGTGCAGTTGGCCGAGCTCGATCTCGGCACGTTCGTGCAGAAGATGTTCGAGAACAAGCTGGAGAAACCGGTGCAGCTCAATTGCGGGCTGGTCGGGTTCACGGTGCGGAACGGGGTCGCGGCGGCCGATCCGATCCTGATCGACACGACCAAAAACGTGATCGTCGGACGCGGCGGTTTCAGCTTCCGCACCGAGGCAGTCGATCTGGCGTTCCGTGCGGACGGGAAGAAGTTCAGCCTGTTCTCGGGCCAGTCGCCGGTCGGGGTGGGGGGATATTTCGCCAGCCCCAGGCTGAACGTGATCAGCCCCGATCTGATCGCGCGGGCGGGGGCTGGGCTTGGCCTGATGCTGGTGGCGACGCCGGTCGCAGGCGTGCTGGCGTTCGTCGATGTGGGGGATGCGAAATCGGCGGCGTGCGGCCCGGTGCTGGCGGGCGCGACCGCGAAGGCGCAGCGCACGACGAAGGGCGCGGCGCGCGACGACGTGGGGAAGGGCACGACCGCGACGAGCGAGGACGGATCGCGGCCAAAGGGGCAGAAGAAGGATCAGAAGAAAAAATTCCTCGGGATTTTCTGA
- a CDS encoding alpha/beta fold hydrolase, with product MIQDTRSGSGEKLLLIHGLGSSARGWDTIRSDLAAQREVIVIDLPGHGGVAAERDSGTFAGLVRSVEEYLTAAGLDGVDMVGSSMGARIVLELARRGRAGDVVALDPGGFWRGWERNFFKTTIGASGKLLRALRLALPTIASSGVGRTALLAQLSARPWALDGKMVATELQSFATTPTLDALVRDLGDGPEQTGPAASASGRVTIGWGRQDRLCLPRQAERAMAAFPAATLHWFDRCGHFPMWDQPEETVRLILRST from the coding sequence ATGATTCAGGACACCCGCAGCGGAAGCGGCGAAAAACTGCTGCTGATCCACGGTCTGGGCAGCAGCGCGCGCGGATGGGATACGATCCGTAGCGATCTGGCCGCGCAGCGCGAGGTGATCGTGATCGATCTTCCGGGGCACGGCGGGGTTGCGGCCGAGCGCGATAGCGGAACGTTCGCGGGCCTCGTCCGCAGCGTCGAGGAATATCTGACCGCGGCCGGGCTGGACGGCGTCGATATGGTCGGCAGCTCGATGGGCGCGCGGATCGTGCTCGAACTCGCGCGGCGCGGGCGGGCGGGCGATGTCGTCGCGCTCGATCCCGGCGGGTTCTGGCGCGGGTGGGAACGCAATTTCTTCAAGACGACGATCGGCGCGTCGGGGAAACTGCTGCGTGCGTTGCGGCTCGCGTTGCCGACGATTGCCTCCAGCGGCGTTGGCCGTACCGCATTGCTGGCGCAATTGTCGGCGCGGCCGTGGGCGCTTGATGGCAAGATGGTCGCGACCGAGTTGCAGAGCTTTGCGACGACGCCGACGCTCGATGCGCTGGTGCGCGATCTGGGCGATGGACCGGAACAGACCGGCCCCGCGGCATCCGCATCCGGACGAGTGACGATCGGCTGGGGACGCCAGGATCGGTTGTGCCTGCCGCGTCAGGCCGAACGCGCGATGGCCGCGTTCCCGGCGGCGACGCTGCACTGGTTCGATCGATGCGGGCATTTTCCGATGTGGGACCAGCCCGAGGAAACGGTACGATTGATCCTGCGGTCGACTTAA
- a CDS encoding inositol monophosphatase family protein, whose amino-acid sequence MPIRQSDIDLAHRLADAAGDAIRPYFRTPHGLEMKADSSPVTLADRAAESAMRRILDAERSGDGIVGEEFGVKDGVTGRQWVLDPIDGTHSFIAGRAIFGTLIALVEDGWPMLGVIDQPVQRERWIGAAGRPTTLNGAPVRTRACADLSGAALATTSPHLFADDDVQHYMALAAAVTRGRHGPLYGGDCYNYALLASGHLDLVCESGLKLHDFAALVPVVEGAGGRMCDWDGEPLTATSAGHVLAIGDPARTDDVLEALRSVPHPH is encoded by the coding sequence ATGCCGATCCGCCAGTCCGACATCGATCTCGCCCACCGCCTCGCCGACGCTGCGGGCGACGCGATCCGCCCGTATTTCCGCACCCCCCACGGCCTGGAGATGAAGGCCGACAGCTCTCCCGTCACGCTAGCCGACCGCGCCGCCGAATCCGCCATGCGCCGCATCCTCGACGCCGAACGCTCGGGCGACGGCATCGTGGGCGAGGAATTCGGCGTGAAGGACGGCGTCACCGGCCGGCAATGGGTGCTTGATCCGATCGACGGCACCCACAGCTTCATTGCGGGCCGCGCGATCTTCGGCACGCTGATCGCGCTGGTCGAGGACGGCTGGCCGATGCTCGGCGTGATCGACCAGCCGGTGCAGCGCGAACGCTGGATCGGCGCGGCGGGGCGACCCACGACGCTGAACGGCGCGCCCGTCCGGACCCGCGCATGCGCAGACCTGAGCGGCGCGGCGCTCGCCACCACCAGCCCGCACCTCTTCGCCGACGACGACGTGCAGCACTATATGGCGCTCGCCGCCGCGGTCACGCGCGGACGGCATGGCCCGCTCTACGGCGGCGATTGCTACAATTATGCCTTGCTCGCGAGCGGCCACCTCGATCTGGTCTGCGAATCCGGCCTGAAGCTCCACGACTTCGCGGCGCTCGTGCCCGTCGTCGAAGGCGCAGGCGGACGAATGTGCGACTGGGACGGCGAACCGCTGACCGCCACCAGCGCCGGCCATGTCCTCGCGATCGGCGACCCCGCCCGCACCGACGACGTGCTCGAGGCGCTGCGCAGCGTGCCGCACCCACACTGA
- a CDS encoding helix-turn-helix domain-containing protein: protein MTIRPIRVRSHDDGRDRWRIAEVRPAPALAGIVDRYAAWTERTQSFSTRRELASTGGVFIVNLGAPLEIVDALGQSHLFAAGEGFAGGMAEATSLSRSTGDMAGVHIHLPVPRLAALLGVSIADLGDRVVRLSDLPGAVRVLGERLAEAADDDARFGLLDRFVTGRAGGMAVDAGVHAALGMLGRAGPRPVERAADALGWSRKRLARRVRDATGLLPRAVVRLARFERFAEGLATQPDETLAEHAAAAGYADQAHLTRDVRRLAATTPADLRARLIPAAGGVRHD, encoded by the coding sequence ATGACGATTCGTCCGATCCGTGTGCGATCGCATGACGACGGGCGCGACCGGTGGCGGATCGCGGAGGTCCGGCCTGCGCCCGCGCTGGCGGGAATCGTCGATCGTTATGCAGCGTGGACCGAGCGGACGCAGAGCTTCAGCACGCGGCGCGAGCTGGCGTCGACCGGGGGCGTGTTCATCGTCAACCTTGGCGCGCCGCTGGAGATCGTCGACGCGCTTGGGCAGTCGCATCTGTTCGCGGCGGGCGAGGGGTTCGCCGGGGGGATGGCGGAGGCGACGTCGCTGTCGCGATCGACCGGCGACATGGCGGGGGTGCATATCCACCTGCCGGTCCCGCGGCTGGCGGCCTTGCTGGGCGTCTCGATCGCCGACCTTGGCGATCGCGTCGTGCGGCTGAGCGACCTGCCGGGCGCGGTGCGCGTGCTGGGCGAGCGGTTGGCCGAGGCGGCGGACGACGACGCGCGGTTCGGTCTGCTCGACCGGTTCGTGACGGGGCGGGCGGGCGGGATGGCGGTGGATGCCGGGGTGCACGCCGCGTTGGGAATGCTGGGACGCGCCGGGCCGCGGCCGGTGGAACGCGCGGCGGATGCGCTGGGGTGGAGCCGCAAGCGGCTGGCGCGGCGGGTGCGCGACGCGACCGGTCTGCTGCCGCGCGCGGTGGTGCGGCTGGCGCGGTTCGAGCGGTTCGCTGAAGGTCTAGCGACGCAGCCTGACGAGACTCTGGCGGAACATGCGGCGGCGGCTGGTTACGCCGATCAGGCGCATCTGACGCGCGACGTGCGGCGGCTGGCGGCGACGACTCCGGCCGACCTGCGCGCGCGGCTGATCCCCGCGGCGGGCGGGGTGCGGCATGACTAG
- a CDS encoding VOC family protein, whose protein sequence is MPIKPAIIPCLRYRDAPAAIAFLCEAFGFTVHADHRDADDASIVQHAQLVREGQMIMLSSVARSDYALAAPMVTVADARGNTQAPYVTIDDVDAHAGRAKAAGADIFMAPHDANYGGRHYSARDPEGNVWSFGSYDPFAKV, encoded by the coding sequence ATGCCGATCAAGCCCGCGATCATCCCCTGCCTGCGCTATCGCGACGCGCCCGCCGCGATCGCGTTTCTGTGCGAGGCGTTCGGGTTCACGGTCCATGCCGATCACCGCGACGCCGACGACGCGAGCATCGTCCAGCACGCCCAGCTGGTGCGCGAGGGGCAGATGATCATGCTGAGCAGTGTCGCGCGCAGCGATTATGCGCTCGCCGCGCCGATGGTGACGGTGGCCGACGCGCGCGGGAACACGCAGGCCCCGTACGTCACGATCGACGACGTCGATGCGCACGCCGGACGCGCGAAGGCGGCGGGCGCGGACATCTTCATGGCCCCGCACGATGCCAATTATGGCGGGCGGCATTATTCGGCGCGCGATCCGGAAGGAAATGTCTGGAGTTTCGGCAGCTACGATCCGTTCGCCAAAGTCTGA
- a CDS encoding peroxiredoxin: MRPILALAAAFAFAGSASAALAPGAKAPDFTTRGAIAGKVTTVNLAALLKRGPVVLYFFPAAFTPGCNAEAQAFAQNVDAFRKAGATVVGMSADPVDALVKFSAKECAGKFAVASAGPAVVKGYDVALGRQVQGRDVTNRTSYVIGRDGKIAYVHSDLDAAQHVKLTLDAVKRLKV, from the coding sequence ATGCGCCCGATCCTCGCCCTCGCCGCCGCCTTCGCATTCGCCGGGTCCGCCAGCGCGGCGCTCGCGCCGGGCGCGAAGGCCCCCGACTTCACGACGCGCGGCGCGATTGCGGGGAAGGTGACGACGGTCAATCTGGCGGCGTTGCTGAAGCGCGGACCGGTGGTGCTGTATTTCTTCCCGGCCGCGTTCACGCCGGGCTGTAACGCCGAGGCGCAAGCATTCGCGCAGAATGTCGACGCGTTCCGCAAGGCGGGCGCGACCGTCGTCGGGATGTCGGCCGATCCGGTCGACGCGTTGGTAAAATTCTCCGCCAAGGAATGCGCAGGGAAATTCGCGGTGGCGAGCGCCGGTCCGGCGGTGGTCAAGGGCTATGACGTGGCGCTCGGGCGGCAGGTGCAGGGCCGCGATGTGACGAACCGCACCAGTTATGTCATCGGGCGCGACGGAAAGATCGCCTATGTCCACAGCGACCTGGACGCGGCGCAGCACGTCAAGCTGACGCTGGACGCGGTGAAACGTCTTAAAGTCTAG
- a CDS encoding GGDEF domain-containing protein, which produces MRMVMDGGQVDDLFGRIGAFLAEHRLSPEPAHYSFAYLVLSDPEGPLAQAVTSITDGGIRLSRMDIEAMGGEAVAGAPVAFDAVVRSSAAITATPDPTADGLIARTQMQVEGFVDTMRTMQVEATGFGRDLAESAAAMRRAGPAAGIDEIARLTGAMIARVHSAEVRLANATREADDLRIALDEARGSARQDPLTGLPNRRAFDETFDALPVGTPVTIAICDIDHFKRVNDVFGHTVGDRVLKAIGQTLAEACEGHLVTRYGGEEFALLFENGDCAAVAEFLDVALRAVAARRFRSRDTNELIGSVTVSAGLASGVAGAPKVDLITRADAALYRAKADGRDRVVCAPDVGV; this is translated from the coding sequence ATGCGCATGGTGATGGACGGGGGGCAGGTCGACGACCTGTTCGGCCGCATCGGCGCGTTCCTGGCCGAGCACCGGCTGAGCCCCGAACCGGCGCACTATAGTTTCGCGTATCTGGTGCTGAGCGACCCGGAAGGGCCGCTTGCGCAGGCAGTCACGTCGATCACCGACGGCGGCATCCGGCTGTCGAGGATGGATATCGAAGCGATGGGCGGCGAGGCGGTGGCGGGTGCGCCGGTCGCATTCGACGCGGTCGTGCGATCGAGCGCCGCCATCACCGCGACCCCGGACCCGACCGCTGACGGCCTGATCGCCCGCACGCAGATGCAGGTCGAAGGATTCGTCGACACGATGCGGACGATGCAGGTCGAGGCGACGGGGTTCGGGCGCGATCTGGCGGAAAGCGCGGCGGCGATGCGCCGCGCCGGACCGGCCGCGGGCATCGACGAGATTGCACGGCTGACCGGGGCGATGATCGCGCGGGTCCATTCGGCCGAGGTGCGGCTGGCCAACGCCACGCGTGAGGCCGACGACCTGCGCATCGCGCTGGACGAGGCGCGCGGATCGGCGCGGCAGGATCCCTTGACCGGTCTGCCCAACCGTCGCGCCTTCGACGAGACGTTCGACGCCTTGCCCGTCGGAACGCCGGTGACGATCGCGATCTGCGACATCGATCATTTCAAGCGCGTCAACGACGTCTTCGGGCATACCGTGGGCGATCGTGTGCTGAAGGCGATCGGCCAGACGCTGGCGGAGGCGTGCGAGGGGCATCTGGTCACCCGCTATGGCGGGGAGGAATTCGCGCTGCTGTTCGAGAACGGCGATTGCGCTGCGGTCGCCGAGTTCCTCGATGTCGCGCTGCGCGCGGTCGCCGCGCGCAGGTTCCGGTCGCGCGACACGAACGAACTGATCGGATCGGTGACCGTTTCGGCGGGCTTGGCGAGCGGCGTCGCAGGCGCGCCGAAGGTCGATCTGATCACGCGCGCCGACGCCGCTTTGTACCGGGCGAAGGCCGATGGCCGCGACCGCGTGGTCTGCGCGCCGGATGTTGGCGTATAA